The Fusobacterium necrophorum subsp. necrophorum genome includes the window AAAGGATTCTAAAACAAAGGGAGAAAGAAAAGTGGTAGACACTCCTACTACATTTTTAATTGGTGAGGGAAGTCATGTAAAAGTAGGAAAGGTAGAAAATACAGCAGGAGCAATAGGCGCAACAGGAAGTGGGAAATTATCTATTGATGAGTATATAGGACATAACTTAGAAAATGTAGAGAAATCGAAAACCAAAGGTGGCTCAGTAGGAATATCTACCACAGGAATCAGTAGCATAGGCTTAGAGTATTCTGATAGAAAACAAGAAGGAGTAACAAGAAATACAGTAATAGGTAATGTAGAAATAGGGAAATCATCCGGAGAGGAAATCCATAAAGAGTTAAGTTCTATGACAGAAATCACAAAGGATAGAAAGTTTGAAACCAATATCCATGTGGAAGCGCAAACCATAAATTATGTCAAAAATCCTGAAAAGTGGAAAGAAGATATTACAAAGGCTAAAAATGAAATCCATGATATTTACCATACAGTAGACAGTACAGTAAATCCAAAAGGAAAAGAAAATAGAAATGTATTCGAACAACTTGGAGAAGTAAGACAAGCAAGAACAATCCATAATGTAATAGCTTCAAGATTAGAAATAGCAGAAAAGAAAGAAGATATCGCAAAAGCTTTTGAAGGAGTCTCCAAAGATTTAGGCTATTCGGTAAAAGTAATCTATACAGACCCAAGGAACTCCCCACAATTAATTGGAATTGATCAAGATGGAAATAGGTATGTAAAAGATGGAACAGCCTATGTAGATGAGAAAACAGGAATCCATCATATTCTAATCAATAGCAAATCGGAAGGAAATAAGACAAAGGCAGGCTTAATAGGCACCATAGCAGAAGAGCAAAGCCATATTATAGGAAAGATAGAAGGAAGACAAAAGAAAGTTTCCGATGGAAGTGAAAAAGGTTTAGAGAATTTAGGAAGACCCACAAATGATTTCTTTCAAGACCAATATCGTAAGAATGAAAAGCCATAGAAGTAGTCAGTGATGGCAGAGATTATTCTACTGACAGGAGAGAAATATAGTTTACTAGATAAAATATCTACAACTATTTAATTTCAAAAGGTATTTTAGGAAGAGGATTATTTCAATATGGAAAACAGACACAGCCTAATTTAGAAAGAAAGGTTGGTAGTCATTTAAAATTCATGGAATATACACCTAATGGAGCAGGAAATGGAGAACAACTTCTTTTGGAATATAAGCCAAAGAATAATATAAACCAAGAAATACTCTTCCGGTAGTATATAAGGCAGAAAATACAGCTTTAGTATTGTATAAAAATCCAAATTTATTCGCTGCACCAGTAGCAACAAATGGATCTTTAGTAACAGCACCATTATTATTAACAGATGGGACCAATAAAGTAAGCCAAGTACAAAATAGTATGTTACCAAATAAGGCAGTACTTACACTTCCAGTTAAATATCCAATAATAACGGAAAGTGGAGTAACAATTTATCCAGATTATGCAACAGGAATAAGAGGAGGAGAGTATGAAGAAGCAGGTATAACAAAAGACAGTAATTATATAGATATAACATTACAAAAAAGCATAAAAGGTAAAGAAGTAATAGTTAGAATAAATACTGTAGATATTGATAAAAATGGTAATTATAATTATTATGTTGAAGATAAACAGGGATTTTTACAATTTTTTCCTTCAGGAATATTTGAAAATTCAAATTGTATAAAAAAGAGGAGAGGTAAATACTGTTGCAGAAACTGAGTCAAGATTAATGTTATTTAAAGAACTGAAAAAAAGTATATTAAAGAATTCTATGAAGATAAATAGAGGGATATCAACATATGTAGGAAAGTCAATTGTTGAAAATAAAGAAAAATACAGAATTCCTTATGGAAGTTCAGCTTCTCCACCAGAAGATGATTTTGATATAAGTGATATGGTTTGGAAGGGAGAAGGCTTTTTTTATTAAAAAGATAAAGAAAATACACTTGACAAATAAAATAGTTTTCGATACGATAACTTGGGATATAAAAATAAATATCAAAAAAGACAACATGTTTAAGAAAGGAGCTTGAGTCCGTTGATTGAAAAACAACTATATCGTTTTTGTGGAGAAACACAGAAATATATTAAGGACAGCGTATTTTTATCTTGCTATCGTCTATTGGCAGGAATCGGCTTTTCTTTTCTATTTGCAAAATTGTTAGCAGATATTTTAGAGAAGAATTGGACAACAAACCTATTTTTTGTAATGGGAGGAATGCTCATTATTATTGTGATAAAACAGTGGTGTATGAGAAAAGTAGCTTCTAAATTGGGGTTTTTAGTATCTGAAGTGAAGGAAAATCTGAGAAGAGCTATTTATCAAAAAGTGTTACGTCTGGGGATTTCTTATCAGGAGACTTTTCAAACGCAAGAAGTAATTCATTTGGCAGTGGATGGTGTGGAACAGTTGGAAAATTATTTTGGGGGGTATTTAACACAATTTTATTATTGTTTTGCCTCTTCCCTTATTTTATTTTGTGTCATTGCTCCTTGGAATGTAAAAGCAGCTTTAGTTCTATTGATTATGGCCTGCAGCATTCCTTTGACCTTGCAGTTATTGTTAAGAATGGTAAAGCAAGTACAAAAGAAATATTGGTCCAAATACGCCAGTGTAGGAAATCTTTTTTTAGATAGTTTACAAGGCTTAACTACTCTAAAAGTGTATGGAACGGACGGAAGGCGAGAAGAAGAAATAGCAGAGTTATCGGAGGGATTTCGAAAACAAACCATGAAGGTGTTGAAAATGCAATTGAGCTCGATTGCCGTCATCAACTGGATTGCCTATGGAGGAACCGTGGCAGCCGTTATTATTGCTATTTTGGCATATAGAAGAGGGGATTTAGCTCTATTTGGACTTTTGTTTATCTTTATGTTGGCTCCTGAATTTTTCATTCCTATGAGAACTTTGACAGCACAATTTCACGTTGCGATGACAGGAGTTGCAGCGGCAGAAAATATGATGAATTTTCTACAAAAAGAAGAAGAAAAATCGTTAGGAGAAGAAGAATATCCAAAGGGAAGTCCTATTCATGTAAAAAATCTAGTGTATCACTATCAGGATGGAACTAAGGCATTGGACGGCTTGAATTTAAGCTTAGACGCAGGAAAATTGACTGCGATTGTCGGGCATTCCGGATGTGGAAAATCTACTTTTGCTTCTTTATTATCCGGAGAAATGCAAGTAGGAGTCAAACAGATTTTTGTGGGGGATACGGATATTCGAAGTTTAAAAGCGGGAGAAATTACAAAGCACATCTTAAGAATTACTCACGACGGACATATTTTTTCAGGAACTGTAAAAGAAAACTTATTGATGGGAAATCCGGAAGCTACTGAAGAAATGATGATAGATGCCTTGGAAAAAGTAAGTATGTGGAAATTTTTGCAGGAGAAAGACGGCTTGGATACCCTATTGTTATCACAAGGAAAAAATGTTTCAGGGGGGCAGGCTCAACGTCTATCCTTAGCGAGGGCTTTGTTACATAATGCGGAAATTTATATTTTTGATGAGGCAAACTCCAATGTGGATATTGAATCGGAGGAAATTATTTTATCGGTTATTTATGAATTGGCAAAAACGAAGACAGTAGTATACATCAGTCATCGTTTACCTTCCATTCGAAAGGCGGATAAAATTTATGTCATGGAAAAAGGACGGGTAGTCCAAGCAGGAAAGCATGAAAGTCTATATGCTGAGGAAGGATTGTATCAAAGGATGTATAAAGAACAGGAAGAATTGGAAAATTTCCAAAAAGGAGGAAGTCATGAAGCAAAATAGACGAAGTGCAGCAAAAATTATGTTTCAGCTCGCAGGACTTCTGAAACCTTTGTGGGGAATTATGAGTATTGCAGTTGCAACAGGGGTCATCGGCTTTTTATTTTCTTTCGGGATCAGTATGTTCGGAGCCTATGCCATTTTAAAAATTTTGGATTGGGTGGATTTGTCAACAGTTCCTTTTGGAACTTGGTCCTTACATTCCTATTTTGTCGCCATGGCAATCTGTGCTTTTTTTCGAGGACTATTACATTATATTGAACAGTATTGTAATCACTTTATTGCCTTTCACATTTTAGCTGAAATTCGAGTTCGATTGTTTCAGGTGATGAGAAGATTGGCACCGGCAAAAATAGACGGAGAAAATCAAGGGAATTTAATCTCTATGATTACAGGAGATATCGAGCTTTTAGAAGTTTTCTATGCCCATACGGTATCACCTATTTTAATTGCCTTTGTTACTACCGTTATCTTGTTTTTATACTATTTGGGACTGCATTGGATTTATGCGATCTATGCCTTGTTAGGGCAAATTTTTGTAGGAATTCTAGTTCCTTGGGTGGCTTCTCGAAAGGCAAGTACCGTAGGGATGAAAGTGCGAAATGAAATTGGAAATTTAAATGGAGAATTTTTGGATAAATTACGAGGATTACGGGAAGTGGTTCAATATCGAAGAGGAAGGGAAATGGTGACAAGAATTTCCTTGCTGACAGATAATCTTTGTGCAGGACAAAGGGAACTGCGAAATCAAATGGCTCTGGTTCAAGTTTGG containing:
- a CDS encoding ABC transporter ATP-binding protein/permease, which produces MIEKQLYRFCGETQKYIKDSVFLSCYRLLAGIGFSFLFAKLLADILEKNWTTNLFFVMGGMLIIIVIKQWCMRKVASKLGFLVSEVKENLRRAIYQKVLRLGISYQETFQTQEVIHLAVDGVEQLENYFGGYLTQFYYCFASSLILFCVIAPWNVKAALVLLIMACSIPLTLQLLLRMVKQVQKKYWSKYASVGNLFLDSLQGLTTLKVYGTDGRREEEIAELSEGFRKQTMKVLKMQLSSIAVINWIAYGGTVAAVIIAILAYRRGDLALFGLLFIFMLAPEFFIPMRTLTAQFHVAMTGVAAAENMMNFLQKEEEKSLGEEEYPKGSPIHVKNLVYHYQDGTKALDGLNLSLDAGKLTAIVGHSGCGKSTFASLLSGEMQVGVKQIFVGDTDIRSLKAGEITKHILRITHDGHIFSGTVKENLLMGNPEATEEMMIDALEKVSMWKFLQEKDGLDTLLLSQGKNVSGGQAQRLSLARALLHNAEIYIFDEANSNVDIESEEIILSVIYELAKTKTVVYISHRLPSIRKADKIYVMEKGRVVQAGKHESLYAEEGLYQRMYKEQEELENFQKGGSHEAK